Proteins encoded in a region of the Methylosinus trichosporium OB3b genome:
- a CDS encoding DUF2442 domain-containing protein, whose amino-acid sequence MPTIFRFDGLRVIIYPNDHRPAHVHVRGAAGEAVFILHCPDGPPTLRESFGFGGSELNRIEVPARWRICALNGERSMAVTERDVRQAEKKMEELRASGFAVSARYDRRAGRVVVSLNTGVQIAFPAQLAEGLAGAAATDFSEIEISPAGLGLHWPKLDADVYLPALLQGVFGSERWMAAQFAGARSRSRGKTAAVRDDGRKGGRPRKISAAS is encoded by the coding sequence ATGCCGACCATATTTCGCTTCGACGGGCTGCGCGTGATCATCTACCCCAACGATCATAGACCAGCGCATGTCCATGTGAGGGGCGCGGCCGGCGAGGCGGTGTTCATCTTGCATTGTCCAGACGGGCCGCCGACGCTGCGCGAAAGCTTCGGCTTCGGCGGGTCCGAGCTGAACAGAATCGAGGTCCCGGCGCGCTGGCGAATCTGTGCGCTGAATGGAGAGCGATCCATGGCCGTTACTGAGCGGGACGTTCGACAGGCGGAAAAAAAGATGGAGGAGCTGCGCGCCAGCGGCTTCGCGGTTTCCGCGCGCTATGATCGGCGCGCAGGTCGCGTCGTCGTCTCGCTGAACACCGGCGTGCAGATCGCCTTCCCAGCGCAATTGGCGGAAGGTCTCGCCGGCGCGGCTGCGACCGACTTCTCCGAGATCGAGATCAGCCCTGCGGGTCTCGGGCTGCACTGGCCCAAGCTCGACGCGGATGTGTATCTGCCGGCGCTCCTGCAAGGCGTGTTCGGCTCAGAGCGTTGGATGGCCGCGCAGTTCGCGGGCGCTCGGTCTCGTTCACGCGGGAAAACCGCCGCCGTGCGAGATGACGGCCGCAAAGGGGGACGGCCGCGCAAAATCTCGGCCGCGAGCTGA
- a CDS encoding nitroreductase family protein, which translates to MNKPVTQRELGANEGAAAIRARYRRDDSPTPPVWNETLDLLLAHRSVRAYLPESVPASVVETMVAAAQSASTSSNLQVWSVVAVEDEVRKSRLADLAGNQQHIRDAPLFLLWLADLSRLDNIGKDQGRDAAALPFLEMFLTAAVDAALAAQNGLVALESLGYGGVYIGGIRNKPEEVAAELDLPPGTFAVFGMAVGRPDPAKAGGVRPRLGQGAVLHREQYAWNDAQREAVATYDEKFRDFQKECGLPEQGWIRQALSRVRGPESLSGRDRLSEVLRKLGFGLK; encoded by the coding sequence ATGAACAAGCCCGTCACCCAACGAGAGCTCGGCGCGAACGAAGGCGCCGCGGCGATCCGGGCGCGCTATCGGCGCGATGATTCGCCGACACCGCCCGTTTGGAACGAGACGCTCGACCTGCTGCTCGCACATCGCTCGGTGCGCGCCTATCTGCCGGAGTCGGTTCCGGCAAGCGTCGTGGAGACCATGGTCGCCGCCGCACAATCGGCCTCCACCTCCTCCAATCTGCAAGTGTGGAGCGTCGTCGCCGTGGAGGATGAGGTGCGCAAGAGCCGGCTCGCCGATCTCGCCGGCAATCAGCAGCACATCCGCGACGCGCCTTTGTTTCTGCTGTGGCTCGCCGATCTCTCGCGGCTGGACAACATCGGCAAGGACCAGGGCCGCGACGCCGCCGCCCTGCCCTTCCTCGAAATGTTCCTGACCGCCGCGGTCGACGCCGCCCTCGCCGCGCAGAACGGGCTGGTGGCGCTCGAATCGCTCGGCTATGGCGGGGTCTACATCGGCGGCATCCGCAACAAGCCGGAGGAGGTGGCCGCGGAGCTGGACCTGCCGCCCGGGACCTTCGCCGTCTTCGGCATGGCGGTCGGACGGCCCGATCCCGCCAAGGCCGGCGGCGTGCGTCCGCGCCTCGGCCAGGGCGCGGTGCTGCATCGCGAGCAATATGCCTGGAACGACGCCCAGCGCGAGGCCGTCGCCACCTATGACGAGAAGTTCCGCGATTTTCAGAAGGAGTGCGGCCTTCCCGAGCAGGGCTGGATTCGCCAGGCGCTCTCGCGCGTGCGCGGTCCCGAGAGCCTCAGCGGCCGCGACCGGCTGAGCGAGGTGCTGCGAAAGCTCGGCTTCGGGCTGAAGTAA
- a CDS encoding homoserine dehydrogenase, giving the protein MADILRVGVAGLGTVGASVVRLLQRQREALAARTGREIRLVGVSSRDKAKDRGVDLSGAAFFDDPAALAASQSIDLFVELIGGAEGAARKSVETALAHGRSVVTANKALLAAHGAELAALAEEKHAALAFEASVAGGIPIVKTLREGLAGNSIERVYGVLNGTCNYILSRMELERLSFSDCLTEAQRLGYAEADPTFDIGGFDTAHKLAILASLAFGTRIAPEAVDIEGIEHVTLADIDAAAELGFRIKLLGVAQRTAQGIEQRVHPTMVRKTTSIAQVMGVTNAVTIDADAVHELTLVGPGAGGDATASAVVADIADIARGVRSAPFGLPSASLRPCERTPVQRHEGGYYIRLSVPDVPGAFAAIATRMAERKISLESIMQHGARAAGRSAEAPVGVILITHATTELMVREALDAILADGTIAEPAQVIRIERE; this is encoded by the coding sequence ATGGCGGATATTCTGCGTGTCGGCGTCGCCGGCCTCGGCACGGTCGGCGCTTCGGTGGTGCGGCTCCTGCAGCGGCAGCGGGAGGCGCTCGCGGCGCGAACCGGCCGCGAGATCAGGCTCGTCGGCGTCTCGTCGCGCGACAAGGCCAAGGACCGCGGGGTCGATCTCTCTGGCGCCGCCTTCTTCGACGATCCGGCGGCGCTCGCCGCCTCCCAATCCATCGACCTCTTCGTCGAGCTGATCGGCGGGGCCGAGGGCGCCGCGCGCAAGAGCGTCGAGACCGCGCTCGCGCATGGCCGATCCGTCGTCACCGCCAATAAGGCGCTGCTCGCCGCCCATGGCGCGGAGCTCGCCGCGCTGGCGGAGGAAAAACATGCGGCGCTCGCCTTCGAGGCCTCGGTCGCCGGCGGCATTCCGATCGTCAAGACGCTGCGGGAAGGGCTCGCCGGCAATTCGATCGAGCGCGTCTATGGCGTGCTCAACGGCACCTGCAACTATATTCTCTCGCGCATGGAGCTGGAGCGGCTCTCCTTCTCCGATTGCCTGACGGAGGCGCAGCGTCTCGGCTATGCCGAGGCCGATCCGACCTTCGACATCGGCGGCTTCGATACGGCGCATAAGCTCGCCATCCTCGCTTCGCTCGCCTTCGGCACGCGCATCGCGCCCGAGGCCGTCGACATCGAGGGCATAGAGCATGTGACGCTCGCCGATATCGACGCCGCCGCCGAGCTCGGCTTCCGCATCAAGCTGCTCGGCGTCGCTCAGCGCACCGCGCAGGGCATAGAGCAGCGCGTGCATCCGACCATGGTGCGCAAGACCACCTCCATCGCCCAGGTGATGGGCGTGACCAACGCCGTCACCATCGACGCCGACGCCGTGCATGAGCTGACCCTGGTCGGTCCCGGGGCCGGCGGCGACGCCACCGCTTCCGCCGTCGTCGCCGATATCGCCGACATCGCCCGCGGCGTGCGCTCGGCGCCCTTCGGCCTGCCGAGCGCGAGCCTGCGTCCGTGCGAGCGCACGCCCGTGCAGCGCCACGAGGGCGGCTATTACATCCGCCTCTCTGTGCCCGACGTGCCGGGCGCTTTCGCCGCCATCGCCACCCGCATGGCCGAGCGCAAAATCTCGCTCGAGAGCATCATGCAGCATGGCGCGCGCGCGGCCGGGCGCAGCGCCGAGGCGCCGGTCGGCGTGATCCTCATCACTCATGCGACCACCGAGCTCATGGTGCGCGAGGCGCTCGACGCGATTCTCGCGGATGGAACCATCGCCGAGCCGGCGCAGGTCATTCGCATCGAGCGCGAGTGA
- the glpX gene encoding class II fructose-bisphosphatase, with translation MNRIPSADGKGLDRNLTLELARVTERAAVAAAQWRGRGDEMAADQAAVDAMRSELDRLAIRGRVVIGEGERDAAPMLYIGEQVGAGAGPAVDLAVAPLEGSTLCAKDMPGAISIVAMAATGSLLYAPDVYMDKIAVGPGYPKDVVDLDAPPAANIAALAQAKGVSPREITICILDRPRHAQLIAQCREAGARVRLIGDGDVAGVIVTAQPAETGVDMYLGSGGAPEGVLAAGVLRCVGGQMQGRLVLDSAAKVTRAAGMGVEDPKKKYALEELACGDVVVCATGVTSGPLLAGVRFDRGVVETETLVYRSSTGTVRRIHATHRAPPKFDID, from the coding sequence ATGAACCGAATACCGTCGGCGGATGGAAAAGGCCTCGACCGCAATCTCACCCTGGAGCTCGCGCGCGTCACCGAGCGCGCGGCGGTGGCGGCGGCGCAATGGCGCGGCCGCGGCGACGAGATGGCCGCCGATCAGGCCGCCGTCGACGCCATGCGCAGCGAGCTGGATCGGCTCGCTATCCGTGGCCGCGTGGTGATCGGCGAGGGCGAGCGCGACGCCGCGCCGATGCTCTATATCGGCGAGCAGGTCGGCGCCGGCGCCGGGCCCGCGGTCGATCTCGCGGTCGCGCCGCTCGAGGGCTCGACCCTCTGCGCCAAGGACATGCCGGGCGCGATCTCCATCGTCGCCATGGCCGCGACCGGCTCGCTGCTCTATGCGCCGGACGTCTATATGGACAAGATCGCCGTCGGCCCCGGCTATCCGAAAGACGTCGTCGATCTCGACGCGCCGCCCGCCGCCAACATCGCGGCGCTCGCGCAGGCGAAAGGCGTCTCGCCGCGCGAGATCACCATCTGCATTCTCGACCGGCCGCGTCATGCGCAGCTCATCGCCCAATGCCGCGAGGCGGGCGCGCGGGTGCGGCTCATCGGCGACGGCGATGTGGCGGGGGTGATCGTCACCGCGCAGCCGGCGGAGACCGGCGTCGACATGTATCTCGGCTCCGGGGGCGCGCCGGAGGGCGTGCTGGCGGCGGGGGTGCTGCGCTGCGTCGGCGGACAGATGCAGGGTCGGCTCGTGCTCGACAGCGCCGCCAAGGTGACGCGCGCGGCGGGCATGGGAGTCGAGGACCCGAAGAAGAAATATGCGCTGGAGGAACTGGCCTGCGGCGATGTGGTGGTGTGCGCGACCGGCGTGACCAGCGGTCCGCTGCTGGCGGGCGTGCGCTTCGACCGGGGCGTGGTGGAGACGGAGACCCTGGTCTACCGCTCTTCGACCGGCACGGTCCGCCGCATCCACGCGACGCATCGCGCCCCGCCGAAGTTCGACATTGATTGA
- a CDS encoding right-handed parallel beta-helix repeat-containing protein, with protein MRNIFASAAVGALVLAALGVAPAMAGSAVTFVSGKGTDAGTCASPATPCRTFTFALSQTNANGEIKTLDPAHYGFTSINKSVTITGVPGAGILMSAAGTAITINNATAVVSLRGLEINGRGVGTRGVTVVAAKAVNIVDCTVRRFGADGISISPASGAVSATISNTISSDNGNFGIEFVPGSGASVLASVDHTTTNDNGFAGILVSPGATAMISDSIASNNAIDGFRASGDASSKMYLARSVASGNGTGIHNVTSSTVKSFGDNKVFGNGTDVDGTVGLVASK; from the coding sequence ATGCGCAACATCTTCGCTTCGGCCGCCGTCGGCGCGCTCGTTCTCGCTGCTCTCGGCGTCGCTCCGGCCATGGCCGGCTCGGCGGTCACCTTCGTCTCTGGAAAGGGAACCGACGCGGGAACCTGCGCCTCGCCGGCCACGCCTTGCCGCACCTTCACTTTCGCGCTGTCGCAGACCAACGCCAATGGCGAGATCAAGACGCTCGATCCGGCCCATTACGGCTTCACGTCGATCAACAAATCGGTGACCATCACCGGCGTTCCGGGCGCGGGCATTCTGATGTCGGCGGCGGGCACGGCGATCACCATCAACAACGCCACGGCGGTCGTCAGCTTGCGTGGACTCGAGATCAACGGCCGCGGCGTCGGCACGCGCGGCGTCACCGTCGTCGCCGCCAAGGCGGTCAATATCGTCGATTGCACGGTTCGCCGCTTCGGCGCGGACGGCATCTCGATCTCGCCGGCCAGCGGCGCCGTCTCGGCGACGATCTCGAACACGATCTCGTCAGACAACGGCAATTTCGGCATCGAGTTCGTCCCGGGCTCCGGCGCCAGCGTGCTTGCGTCGGTGGATCATACGACGACCAACGACAACGGCTTCGCCGGAATCCTCGTGTCGCCGGGCGCGACCGCGATGATCTCCGACAGCATCGCCAGCAACAACGCCATCGACGGCTTCCGCGCCTCGGGCGACGCGTCGAGCAAGATGTATCTCGCCCGCTCGGTCGCCTCGGGCAATGGAACCGGCATCCACAATGTCACCTCTTCCACCGTGAAGAGCTTCGGCGACAACAAGGTGTTCGGCAACGGGACCGATGTGGACGGAACGGTCGGCCTCGTCGCTTCCAAGTGA
- a CDS encoding RsmB/NOP family class I SAM-dependent RNA methyltransferase, with amino-acid sequence MTPAAHISAAIEILAELSARRRPAADAIKDWGLSHRFAGSKDRAAIAGLVFDALRKRASAAHVMGEETPRAVMLGALREARGLAGEAIAALCSGEGHAPAPLSEEERERLANATLADAPAHVRGDYPEWLAERFAEAFGDAAEEEGRALAARAPLDLRANILKSSREDAMRRLAHLHPEPTPLSPLGLRLPAGPSGRGPALAAEPAFVKGHVEPQDEGSQLAALLCAAEPGEQVLDYCAGGGGKTLALAGQMHNRGQIYAFDDDGRRLTPIYPRLERAGARNVQVRAPRGGADMLADLEARCDLVLIDAPCTGTGTWRRHPDAKWRLAPGALAARLEEQRELLAKAPLYVRPGGRLVYVTCSLLRDENEAQIAAFLAEHSGFAAVPAEEAAAAAQLPELARFASSLGLGLRLTPRVSGTDGFFVCVMRRG; translated from the coding sequence ATGACGCCCGCCGCCCATATCTCCGCCGCCATAGAGATCCTCGCCGAGCTTTCGGCCCGCCGCCGGCCGGCCGCCGACGCGATCAAGGATTGGGGCCTTTCGCATCGATTCGCCGGCTCCAAGGACCGCGCCGCGATCGCCGGCCTCGTCTTCGATGCGCTGCGCAAGCGCGCCTCCGCCGCTCATGTGATGGGCGAGGAGACGCCTCGCGCGGTGATGCTCGGCGCGCTGCGCGAGGCGCGCGGGCTCGCAGGTGAGGCGATCGCCGCGCTGTGCAGCGGCGAGGGCCATGCCCCGGCCCCGCTTTCCGAGGAGGAGCGCGAGCGCCTCGCCAATGCGACGCTCGCGGACGCGCCGGCGCATGTGCGCGGCGATTATCCCGAATGGCTGGCCGAGCGCTTCGCCGAAGCCTTCGGCGATGCGGCGGAGGAGGAGGGCCGGGCGCTCGCCGCGCGGGCGCCGCTGGATTTGCGGGCCAATATTCTGAAGTCCTCGCGCGAGGACGCGATGCGCCGGCTCGCGCATCTTCATCCCGAGCCGACGCCCTTGTCGCCGCTCGGCCTGCGCCTGCCGGCGGGGCCCTCCGGCCGCGGCCCGGCTCTCGCCGCCGAGCCCGCGTTCGTGAAAGGCCATGTGGAGCCGCAGGACGAGGGCTCGCAGCTCGCCGCGTTGCTCTGCGCCGCGGAGCCCGGCGAGCAGGTCCTCGATTATTGCGCGGGCGGCGGCGGCAAGACGCTGGCGCTCGCGGGGCAGATGCATAATCGCGGGCAGATCTACGCCTTCGACGACGACGGCCGCCGGCTGACGCCGATCTATCCGCGGCTGGAGCGCGCCGGCGCCCGCAATGTGCAGGTGCGCGCGCCGCGCGGCGGCGCCGACATGCTCGCTGATCTCGAAGCGCGCTGCGACCTCGTGCTGATCGACGCGCCCTGCACCGGAACCGGGACCTGGCGGCGCCATCCGGACGCCAAATGGCGCCTCGCTCCCGGCGCGCTGGCCGCGCGGCTCGAGGAGCAGCGCGAGCTGCTCGCGAAGGCGCCGCTCTATGTGCGGCCGGGCGGGCGTCTCGTCTATGTGACCTGCTCGCTGCTGCGCGACGAGAATGAGGCGCAGATCGCGGCCTTTCTCGCCGAGCACAGCGGCTTCGCCGCCGTTCCGGCCGAGGAGGCGGCCGCCGCGGCGCAGTTGCCGGAGCTCGCGCGCTTCGCTTCGTCCCTCGGCCTCGGGCTGCGCCTGACCCCGCGCGTGAGCGGCACGGATGGGTTTTTTGTGTGCGTGATGAGGAGAGGGTGA
- the guaA gene encoding glutamine-hydrolyzing GMP synthase: MTASFHQDIADRHDKLLIVDFGSQVTQLIARRVREAGVYCEIAPFQSAERAFTEIRPKAVILSGGPCSVTDEGSPRAPQSIFDAGVPVLAICYGEQLLAAQLGGAVEGGHHREFGRAEIGVIEESPLFAGVWEKGGRHPVWMSHGDRVTRLPEGFRAIAASENAPMAAIADEARRYYGVQFHLEVAHTPDGAKLISNFVHNVAGLKSDWTMAAFRGEAIDAVRRQVGAGRVLCGLSGGVDSAVAAVLIHEAIGDALTCVFVDHGLLRAGEAEEVVSLFRDHYNIPLVHVEAQEMFLSALSGVEDPEVKRKTIGRLFIETFEEEAKRIAADGRGAPQFLAQGTLYPDVIESVSFSGGPSVTIKSHHNVGGLPERMNMQLVEPLRELFKDEVRALGRELGLPEAFVGRHPFPGPGLAIRCPGAITPEKLEILRKADAIYLDEIRKAGLYDEIWQAFAVLLPVRTVGVMGDGRSYDHVCALRAVTSTDGMTADFYAFDMGFLGRAATRIINEVRGVNRVVYDVTSKPPGTIEWE; encoded by the coding sequence ATGACCGCAAGCTTCCACCAAGACATCGCCGATCGCCACGATAAGCTGCTGATCGTCGATTTCGGCTCGCAGGTCACGCAGCTGATCGCGCGCCGCGTGCGCGAGGCCGGCGTCTATTGCGAGATCGCGCCGTTTCAGAGCGCCGAGCGCGCCTTCACCGAGATCCGCCCCAAGGCGGTGATCCTCTCCGGCGGCCCGTGCTCGGTGACGGACGAAGGCTCGCCGCGCGCGCCGCAGAGCATCTTCGACGCGGGCGTGCCGGTGCTCGCCATCTGCTATGGCGAGCAATTGCTGGCGGCCCAGCTCGGCGGCGCCGTCGAGGGCGGCCATCATCGCGAGTTCGGCCGCGCCGAGATCGGCGTCATCGAGGAGAGTCCGCTGTTCGCCGGCGTCTGGGAGAAGGGCGGCCGCCATCCCGTGTGGATGAGCCATGGCGACCGCGTGACCCGCCTGCCCGAGGGCTTTCGCGCCATCGCCGCCTCCGAGAATGCGCCCATGGCGGCGATCGCCGACGAGGCGCGGCGCTATTATGGCGTGCAGTTCCATCTCGAGGTGGCGCATACGCCGGACGGCGCGAAACTGATCTCCAACTTCGTGCACAATGTCGCCGGGCTGAAATCCGATTGGACCATGGCGGCGTTTCGCGGCGAGGCGATCGACGCCGTGCGCCGGCAGGTCGGCGCCGGCCGCGTGCTGTGCGGCCTCTCGGGCGGCGTCGATTCGGCGGTGGCGGCGGTGCTGATCCACGAGGCGATCGGCGACGCGCTCACCTGCGTCTTCGTCGATCACGGCCTTTTGCGCGCGGGTGAAGCGGAGGAGGTGGTGAGCCTCTTCCGCGATCATTACAACATCCCGCTCGTGCATGTGGAGGCGCAGGAGATGTTCCTCTCCGCGCTCAGTGGCGTCGAGGATCCGGAGGTCAAGCGCAAGACGATCGGGCGCCTGTTCATCGAGACATTCGAAGAAGAAGCGAAAAGAATCGCCGCCGACGGACGCGGCGCGCCGCAGTTCCTCGCGCAGGGCACGCTCTATCCGGATGTGATCGAGAGCGTGTCCTTCTCCGGCGGCCCGTCGGTGACGATCAAATCGCATCACAATGTCGGCGGCCTGCCCGAGCGCATGAACATGCAGCTCGTCGAGCCCCTGCGCGAATTGTTCAAGGACGAGGTGCGCGCGCTCGGCCGCGAGCTCGGCCTGCCCGAGGCCTTCGTCGGCCGTCATCCTTTCCCCGGCCCCGGCCTCGCGATCCGCTGCCCGGGCGCGATCACGCCTGAGAAGCTGGAGATTTTGCGCAAGGCGGATGCGATCTATCTCGACGAGATCCGCAAGGCCGGCCTCTATGACGAGATCTGGCAGGCTTTTGCCGTGCTGCTGCCGGTGCGCACGGTGGGGGTGATGGGCGACGGCCGCAGCTACGACCACGTCTGCGCGCTGCGCGCGGTGACGAGCACCGACGGCATGACGGCGGATTTCTATGCCTTCGACATGGGTTTTCTGGGCCGGGCGGCGACGCGCATCATCAACGAGGTGCGCGGCGTGAACCGCGTTGTTTATGATGTGACCAGCAAGCCACCGGGGACGATCGAGTGGGAGTGA
- a CDS encoding type I restriction endonuclease, translated as MDFADKIAALSERISKQKDSIETEEATKNAFIMPFISALGYDVFNPHEVVPEFTADVGVKKGEKVDYAIKINGKVAMLIECKPCRESLSAQHMSQLFRYFSVVEARFSILTNGIKYWFFTDLDNKNKMDSKPFFEFDILNYRSAQIEELKKFTVTSFDETTILGTASDLKYGSLLTREINSEIESPSEEVTRMLIARVYEGKLTANVLAKFGPLVQKAMKDTVRELVNQRLTSAIDDSTQAARSESTTEAPSQVVEPDEIVTTQEEIDGYQIVRAILREVIKVDRIAMRDSKTYCAILLDDNNRKPICRLHFNRSVKYIGLFDQEKNEERVRIESLDDIFIHADRLKATIRSYDRANLMEAT; from the coding sequence ATGGACTTTGCCGATAAGATCGCCGCGCTCTCGGAGCGTATTTCCAAGCAAAAAGACTCCATTGAGACCGAAGAGGCGACAAAAAACGCGTTCATCATGCCCTTCATCAGCGCGCTCGGCTATGACGTGTTCAACCCGCATGAGGTGGTGCCCGAATTCACCGCAGACGTGGGCGTGAAAAAGGGTGAGAAGGTCGACTATGCCATCAAGATCAACGGTAAGGTCGCCATGCTCATCGAATGCAAGCCTTGCCGGGAATCGCTGTCGGCCCAGCACATGTCGCAGTTGTTCCGATATTTTTCTGTCGTCGAGGCGCGGTTCAGCATTCTTACGAATGGAATAAAGTACTGGTTTTTCACTGATCTCGACAATAAGAATAAAATGGACTCCAAGCCGTTTTTCGAGTTTGATATCCTTAATTACCGCTCGGCTCAAATTGAGGAGCTGAAGAAATTTACGGTTACGAGTTTCGACGAGACGACGATTTTGGGAACGGCGAGCGACCTCAAATATGGATCACTGCTGACGCGGGAGATCAATAGCGAGATCGAATCACCATCGGAAGAAGTCACGCGGATGTTGATTGCGCGCGTGTATGAGGGAAAGCTGACCGCAAACGTGTTGGCGAAATTCGGCCCGCTCGTTCAAAAAGCGATGAAAGACACGGTTCGGGAACTGGTCAACCAGCGTCTCACATCGGCAATCGACGATTCGACGCAGGCTGCGCGCTCGGAGTCGACGACGGAAGCTCCTTCCCAGGTGGTCGAGCCGGACGAGATCGTCACGACGCAAGAAGAAATCGACGGTTATCAGATCGTCCGCGCAATATTGCGAGAGGTAATCAAGGTCGACCGAATCGCAATGCGCGATTCGAAAACGTATTGTGCGATTCTTTTGGACGACAACAACCGAAAGCCGATTTGTCGGCTGCATTTCAACAGATCCGTAAAATATATCGGTCTTTTCGACCAGGAAAAAAACGAGGAGCGTGTTCGAATCGAGAGCTTGGATGATATTTTCATTCACGCCGACAGGCTCAAAGCGACAATTCGTAGCTATGATCGCGCCAATCTCATGGAGGCGACATGA
- a CDS encoding acetoacetate--CoA ligase, with protein MPIWKPDLDRRNNATLTAFARSTEATQGFAESFDYDGLYRWSLDHSPQFWSAVWDFCGVLGDKGERVLIDADKMPGARWFPDARINFAENLLRPRPADAEAIVFWGEDKVERRLSFGEIERQAGALAAFFRAQGVEPGDRIAAYIHNGPEAIIGMLAASSLGAVWSSCAPEFGVASVLDRFGQIAPRILIAVDGYFYKGKTLDRADNIREIAGQLPSVQKILLVPYTSDAPSLDGLANAELWPQALAAHEGATLRYERLPFDHPLYIMFSSGTTGAPKCIVHGAGGTLLQHLKEHRLQSDIKPSDRFFYATSTGWMMWNWLASGLASEATLLLYDGFFNAGKDGAILLDFVAKEKATFFGTSAGYLKQIEKTGLKPRESHDLAAVRTIASTGSPLLPDSFDYVYRDVKEDVQLASISGGTDIVSCFVGGNPWGAVYRGEIQCAGLGMAVEVWEEERKRIIGHEGELVCTQPFPSMPIYFWNDADGEKYRKAYFSDYAGIWRHGDFATETEHKGFLIHGRSDATLNPQGVRIGTADIYNIVERLPEVLESLAIDQEWEGTTRIVLFVKTREGATLDDALTARIKRELFDKASPRHVPSVIVAAPDLPHTRSGKLVELAVKEIVHGRPVKNVGALSNPEALEFFANLPQLSGK; from the coding sequence ATGCCGATCTGGAAGCCCGATCTCGATCGCCGCAACAACGCCACGCTCACGGCCTTCGCACGCTCCACGGAGGCGACGCAGGGCTTCGCCGAGAGCTTCGACTATGACGGGCTCTATCGCTGGAGCCTCGATCATTCGCCGCAGTTCTGGTCGGCGGTATGGGACTTCTGCGGCGTTCTCGGCGACAAGGGCGAGCGCGTTCTGATCGACGCCGACAAAATGCCCGGCGCGCGCTGGTTCCCGGATGCGCGGATCAATTTCGCCGAGAATTTATTGCGCCCGCGGCCGGCCGATGCGGAAGCGATCGTCTTTTGGGGCGAGGACAAGGTGGAGCGGCGGCTTTCCTTCGGCGAGATCGAGCGGCAGGCGGGGGCGCTCGCGGCGTTCTTTCGCGCGCAGGGCGTCGAGCCCGGCGACCGCATCGCCGCCTATATCCACAATGGGCCGGAGGCGATCATCGGCATGCTCGCCGCCTCCTCGCTCGGCGCCGTGTGGTCCTCCTGCGCGCCGGAATTCGGCGTCGCCAGCGTGCTCGATCGCTTCGGCCAGATCGCGCCGCGCATTCTCATCGCGGTGGACGGCTATTTCTACAAGGGCAAGACGCTCGATCGCGCCGACAATATTCGCGAGATCGCCGGCCAGCTGCCGAGCGTTCAGAAAATCCTGCTCGTGCCTTATACGAGCGATGCGCCTTCGTTGGACGGGCTCGCAAACGCCGAGCTTTGGCCGCAGGCGCTCGCCGCGCATGAAGGTGCGACGCTGCGCTATGAGCGCCTGCCATTCGACCATCCGCTCTACATCATGTTCTCCTCCGGCACGACCGGCGCGCCGAAGTGCATCGTGCATGGCGCCGGCGGCACGCTGCTGCAGCATTTGAAGGAGCATCGGCTGCAGAGCGACATCAAGCCGAGCGATCGCTTCTTCTATGCGACCTCGACCGGCTGGATGATGTGGAACTGGCTGGCGAGCGGCCTCGCCAGCGAAGCGACATTGCTGCTCTATGACGGTTTCTTCAATGCCGGCAAGGATGGCGCGATTCTGCTCGATTTCGTCGCCAAGGAGAAGGCGACCTTCTTCGGCACGTCCGCCGGCTATCTGAAGCAGATCGAGAAGACGGGTTTGAAGCCGCGCGAGAGCCATGATCTTGCCGCCGTGCGCACCATCGCCTCGACCGGCTCGCCGCTTCTGCCCGACAGCTTCGATTATGTGTATCGCGATGTGAAGGAGGATGTGCAGCTCGCCTCGATCAGCGGCGGCACCGACATCGTCTCCTGCTTCGTCGGCGGCAATCCGTGGGGCGCCGTCTATCGCGGCGAGATTCAATGCGCCGGCCTCGGCATGGCGGTCGAGGTGTGGGAAGAGGAGAGGAAGCGCATCATCGGCCATGAGGGCGAGCTCGTCTGCACGCAGCCCTTTCCGTCGATGCCGATCTATTTCTGGAACGACGCCGACGGCGAGAAATATCGCAAGGCGTATTTTTCCGACTATGCGGGAATTTGGCGGCACGGCGATTTCGCCACCGAGACCGAGCACAAGGGCTTTCTCATCCACGGGCGCTCGGACGCGACGCTCAATCCGCAGGGCGTGCGCATCGGCACGGCGGATATCTACAATATCGTCGAGCGTCTGCCGGAGGTTCTGGAATCGCTCGCCATCGATCAGGAATGGGAGGGCACGACGCGCATCGTGCTGTTCGTTAAGACGCGCGAGGGCGCGACGCTCGACGATGCGTTGACGGCGCGGATCAAGCGCGAGCTGTTCGACAAGGCGTCGCCGCGGCATGTGCCGTCGGTGATCGTCGCGGCGCCGGATCTTCCGCATACGCGCTCGGGCAAGCTGGTCGAGCTCGCGGTGAAGGAGATTGTGCATGGGCGGCCAGTGAAGAATGTCGGCGCGCTGTCCAATCCCGAAGCGCTCGAGTTCTTCGCCAATCTGCCGCAGCTGTCCGGGAAGTGA